The DNA window GAACGGAGGGATCCTCCGGCCGGCACACACCGAGAGCGCCGTTAATCTGGCACGACGCGCCGCAGGGGCACACCGGCGGGACGATAAACACACACGTGCAAGCATTCGGATTTGCGGCTGTCGGCTGGCAGACGCCGACAGCGCCGCCCACCTGACACGGAGTGCCGCACGGGCAGTCGGGTTCCGGCGGCGTCACCACGCACGAACACGCGGGACTCGCCGGGTCGATCTGCTTGCACAGTCCCGTTGCGCCGCTCGCCTGATCCGTGCAGGTCGCCCCGCACGGGCAATCCGACACGCACACGCACCCCTGATCGGCGGCGTCGGGCTGGCACGCCTCGCCCGGATTCGGACAGGTTCCGCCGCACTGGTGGAAGCCGATCGGGCCGCACGGCCGTTCGCAGGTTCCGGCCGTCGTGCACATGGCCCCGGGCGCGGCCGCGCAACCATGGCGCCAACACTGCCGCGGTGTCTCCATCGCGCATCCGCCGGCACACTGGCAGCACACCGGCTCGGGGCACTGGCCGTTCACGCAGCGGTCGACCACGGCGCAGCCGGCCCGCTCGCAGCGCCGTGCCGAGGCGCACTGCCGGGCACCGTCCGGGCACTCGCAACACACCGGATCGCACGGGAAGTACGGCAGGCCGGTTGCCCTGCGCCAGTTCTCGCGCAGCGCGTCGCAGGCGCGGCCCGGATGACCGTCCGCACACCGAAGGCCGTTGCAGTAGGCCCTGCACAGGCCGGCCGCCGCACCAGAAAGGCCCGCGCACTCGCCGCCGCCCCCGCCGCCACTGCAACGCGGGTCCTGCGACGACGTGCAGGTGCTGGCGAGCGCCGTGCCGCCAGACGCGGTGCAACTCCGCGCCGTCTTGTTGGTGCAGGCCGTGCCGATGCAGCAGCCGGTAATCTGAGCCGACGCGCTTCGCGCCGTCCCGCTCGTCACCAGCACGAATGCACCGATGAGCAACGCACCACGGACAAAGAAAGCTTTCATCGCAGACCCCCTGTCGGCTGCTTCACATCCACACCACCGATCATCATCCGCTATCGGCGGCGGATTATGCGCCCCGAGGGCGCACACCGTCAACGGGTTTCTACCGCGATCCTGTCGACCTCACTCGAACGGCGAGGCGAGTGCGGGATTGGTCGTGAACGAGAGGTCGGTGAGGGTGAGAAGGAAGGCGAGGAGGTCGGCTTTTTCCTCCGTGGTGAGGCGAACCCCGCCCTGCGCCACGTTCTTCATCAGCGGGTCCACGGTTGCGGAGTACTGCAGCCCTTCGCTGTAGAAGTCGATCACTTCCGCCAGCGTCGCATAGCGATCGTCGTGCATGTAGGGGGCCGTGAGGGCGATATTGCGCAATGTCGGCGTCTTGAACTTGCCGTTGTCGGCCGCGTCGCCGGTTATGTCGGCCAGCCCCTTGCGTGGCGGCTCGGTATCGAGCCCGGTGTTGTGAAACCGGTTATCCGTAAATAGCGTCGTGCCGTGACAGTGAAAGCAGTCGCCGGTCTCGCTGTAGAACAGCATGGCCCCACGCCGCTCGGCGTCGGTCAACGACTCCTCTCCGCGCAGGTAGCGGTCGAGCTTCGAGTCGAACGAAACCAGCGTGCGCTGGAACTGGGCGAGGGCGTAGGCCGCCTTCCGGGTCGTGATCGGACCCGGCCCGAAAGCCCGCGTGAACATATCGAGGTACACCGGATCGGCCGCCACCCGACTCATGTCCGCTTCGAAAAACTCCTCGACCTCGAAGCGCATGACTTCCTCGAGCGTGCCCTGGACTTTCCCGTCCCACAGGAAGGCGTCGGCGAACGCCAGGTTGATGTGCGCCAGGATCCCCGTGGTTCGGTTCGACGTGAACGCCGTTTGCTGCAGGTGGCAGGTTGCACAGGCGCGGTTTCCGATGCCGTCGAGTCGGCTGTCGTAGTACAGCCGGCGCCCGAGGGCCACGCCTTCGACGGTGGTCGGGTTGTCGGCCGGCACGATCATCGGTATGGGCACGTTGGCGGGCAACTCGATGACGTAGGGCTCGGGCACGACCGCCGGGGGACGCTGTTCCGGCGGACCGACGTAGCCGAGCGCAAAGACGTTCCAGCCGTTCTGTTGGGCGGTCCGCTGCGCCGGGGCATTGCCCATCATGCCCGGCATGTAGTCGTTGAAGTCGTAGACGTTCGGGTCCTGCAGCCACTCCGCGATGTCCATCGCGATTTCGACCTCGACTTCGTCGTCGTCCACGTCGATGGCGAGATCGGGCAGTGCCACCGGCACCGAGTAGTCCATGCCCATCAGCATGCCGGTGTGGAGCTTGTAGTTGGCGATTTGCTGCTGGCGGTCGACGAACCGGCCTTCGAGCTTCATATAGTGGTAGCCGCCGCCCATCATGTCCGGCCACTCCATCAGCGATTCGGGCGGTCGCACGAAGGCGTTGCTGACGTTCTTGGCCCTGGGGATACCGAACACGAACGACACGCCCGTGTACGAGCCGGGTGGAATCGGTGTCGACGGCGTGTACTGCAGCGTGGCCGGCTCCGCGAGGTCCACGTAGTGGATGTCGTCGAGCCGCACGGGATCCATGCCCTCGCGCTCGAGCACGAAATCGGAGACGAAGTACTGCAGTCGCATCACCCCGTAACGATTGCCGGCGGCATTGGTGTATGGCGTGTCGGGCCCGATAACCACCGGTCCGGTGAGTCCGACCACGTGCGCAAACGAGAAGCTCACCACGCCACCGACGGGCACCAGGGTCGGCGTAGGAGTGGGCGAAGAAACGGGAGGCGAGGTCTCTGTCGCCGAGGGCAGCGGCGAGGCGGTCGCCGTCGGGGCGGGTGGGCGGGTTGGGGTCGGGTCCGTTTTGCTGCCGTTACCGTCGCCCCCGCAACCAGCCGCCGTGGCGATCGCCAGCGTCAGTGCCATCGTCAGGCCGGGCCATCTTGCGGCGCGCCGCCACGCCGTAGTTCTCTCCATCGCATCACCTCCTCGGGGCGGAATCGATCGCGATCCGCCTCGTCGTTAGTGGCGGCAACCGTACCAGTCGGACGAGATTAGCGGGACGAGGCAAATTGTCGCATCTTCCGCCGGCGCGTGGGGCCGTCCGGGTGCCTCTTGCCAATGCCTGGCGAGGCGTGGCGTAGTGCGCGCATGATGACATCCAGGCGGCCCCGTCACTGGTCGGTTATCGGTCCCGCGCCCGTTGCCGAGCTCACCGGCATGTGCCGAATGCTCGAGGCCGCCGGCATCCACGGTGTGTTCGCCCCGCAGGTGCTCGGACCGCCGTGGATTCCGCTGGCAGCGGCGGCGGCCGCCACCGAGCGCATCCTTCTCGCCAGTGGCATCGCCATCGCGGCCGCCCGCAGCCCGTTCGAAACCGCGATGGCCGCGATCGATATGGATCGGCTCAGCGGCGGCCGCTTCGTCCTCGGCCTGGGTACGAGTGTGCTGGCGTGGACCCGTGGCATCTTCGGCTCCACCGTCGAAAAGCAGGTTTCCCACCTGCGCGAGACGGTAGACGCCATACGTCACATCGTCGCCGGCGCCCACTGCGGTCTGGCGCCCTTCGAGGGCGAGTTCTACCGTGCCGATTTCCGCGAGTTGCAGCCGACGGCGCCGCCCGTGCGGGACCGAATTCCGATCTGGATCGCTGCGCTGCGCTCCCGGATGGTGCAGCTTGCCGCCGAGGTCGGCGACGGCCTGATGGGCCATCCGATGTGGTCCGTGCCGTGGACGATCGAGCACATGCGGCCGGCATTCGAGACGGCGCTGGCGAAGGCCGGACGTCGCCGCGCCGACGTCGAAGTGAACCTCTGGTACTGGGCGGCCCCGGGGTCCGACATTCGCCAGGCGCTCGACGACTCGCGGCCGACGATGGCCTTTTACGGCGGTGTCGCGCAGTACGAGCCGTTTTTTGCCGCGCACGGCTTTGCCGAGGTGGCGCGCAAGCTGCAGGTCGCCGTGCAGCAGGGGGACTATCGGAAGGCCGCGCAACTGGTTCCCGACGAGATGGTCCGTACGTTCGTCGCGATCGGCGGCCCGGAGGAGATCCGTGCTCATTTCGCGCCGATTGCCGAGTTTGCCGACTCCCTCTGCATCGTGCCGCCGGTTTACACGCTACCCCCGGAAAAGGTGATGGCGTACGGCGCCGCTGTCGCCGCGGCGATGTACGGTTCGTGATCGACACGGTCTGCGGCTGCACCCAGGATGGAGGCGATGCGATGCGAAACCCACCGCAACTGGAGCTCCTCTGCGAATACTACGCCACGCTTGCCGAACCGCTGGTGGTCGGTAACGGCCCCTACGGGATGCGGCAGATCTTCCACGTTACCGGCGGGGAGGTGACCGGTCCGAGGCTGCGCGGTCGGGTGCTCCCGAGCGGTGCGGATTGGATTCTGCTGGGTGCCGACGGGGTTGGCCGGCTGGACGTTCGTGCCGCCATGGAGACGCACGACGGCGCCGTGCTTTACGTGCACTACGTCGGGGTATTGCACCTCAACGAGGCGACCATGGCGGCGATGGCGGCGGGCCGAATGACGGAGTTCGGCGAGACGATCTTCTACGTGAATCCGCGTGTCGAAACCGGCGATCCGCGCTACGCCTGGCTCAATGGGGCCTTCCTTCTCAACCAGGGCAGGGTCGGACCCGGTCGCGTGGAGTACCGGATGTTCGAGGTGAAGTGACTTCCGGGGGCCGTCGATGGCGAGGAAAGTCAAGCAAGAGAAGCGCAAGGGAACCCCCTCGATCGAGGAGACGGCGCGGCGCATTTTCGCCGAGCGGGCCGCGTTCTATACCACCAGCGTGGCGCACACGGATCCGCAGGTTCTCGCCCGCGTCGTTGCGCTGGCAGAGCCGGCGCCGGATTGGTCAGTGCTCGACGTTGCCACCGGCTCGGGGCACACGGCTTTCGCTCTGGCCCCCCACGTCCGCGACGCAGTGGGCACGGACCTCACCCCGGCCATGCTTGCCGAAGCGACGCGGCTCCGCGCGGCGTCGGGCCGTTCGAACGTCCGCTTCGTGGTTGCCGACGTGCACGCGCTGCCGTTTCCCGCCGCCACCTTCGCGCTGGTCACCTGCCGACGGGCGGCGCACCATTTCTCCGACATCGCACGCGCCATCGGAGAGATGCACCGCGTGCTGCGGCCGGGGGGTCGTCTGGTCATCGACGATCGCAGTGTTCCGTCCGACGATTTCGTCGACGCCTGTATGAATCGGCTCGATGTGTACCACGACGAGTCGCACGTCCGCGAGTATCGCGCCGACGAGTGGGTACAGATGCTCGAAAGCGCCGGTTTCGTCGTCGAGGTCTCGGAGCCGTATCGTAAACACCGCCCGCTCACGGCCCTCACGAACGGGGTCTCGGCGGCCAATGTTGCGGGCATTCATGCTCTGCTCGACGCGCTCACCGCGGAGGAGCGCGTTGCCCTGAACCTGTGCGACGTGGACGGCGAGCCCTACCTCGACCATTACTTCGTCCTGGTGGCCGCGCGCCGCAGTGTCTGAAGCGGCGTTCCGGCGACCGGGGAAGGTCCGGCTGGCCGGAGATCGGCTTGCAGGCACGACCCTGGCCCAGTTAGGCTGCGCCCGCGGCCCGCGCGGGCGGTGGGTTGCGGATAGGACACGAAGAGATGACGCAATGGCAGATCGACGTGGGCGACGCGGACTTCGAGACGGCAGTCGTCGAGCGTTCGAGCGCGGTTCCGATCGTCGTCGATTTCTGGGCGGAGTGGTGTGCGCCGTGCCGGCAGTTGGCTCCCATGCTCGAACGGCTGGCGGATGAGCATCGCGGGGCCTTCGTGCTCGCGAAGTGCAACATCGATCAGAACCCGGCGGTTGCGTCGGCGCTGGGCATTCAGAGCATCCCGACCGTTCTCGGATTTCGCGATCGTCAGGTCGTTGCCGAATTCGTCGGCGCGCAACCGGAAAGTGTCATCCGGCAGTTTCTGGAGCAGGTGCTGCCCGGCGAGGCCGATCGGGCGGCCGCGGCCGCGGCCGAGGCGTTGGCGGCGGGCCGGAACGCGGAGGCCGAAATGCAGTTCCGGCACGCCCTTGAGTTGGATGCGCGTTGCGATCGGGCGCGCGTCGGACTGGCCGCCCTCCTCCGCGATCGTGGCGAGTACGTCGAGGCATTGGACGTGCTGGAGCGCGTCACCCTCGGATGGTTGCGCCACGAGGCCGACCGTCTGGCGGCAGAAATCCGGGTGCGGCAATCGGGCGGCGGAGCCGATCTCGCGGCGTTGCGCGCGCGGGTCGCGGTGGCGCCGGCCGATTTCGAGGCGCGTTTCTCCCTGGCGCAGGCGCTGGGGAGCGGCAGGCAGTACGAAGCGGCCTTGCGGGAATACCTCGAGATCGTGCGCCGCGACCGCGCCTGGCATGACGGCGCGGCACGTAAGGCCATGATCGACATCTTCGATCTTCTCGGAGGTGACGACCCGCTGACCGGCAGGTACCGGTCGGAACTGGCGAAGATCCTGTTTAGTTGAACCGCGGCATCGCCGGGTCAAGGGGGTGCTGCGTGGCGGCGAAGACCGTACGCGCCCGCCGTCCGCCGCGAGGTCGGTGTGGAAAAACGACTGTGGACCGCCTATCGTTCGGCCACCGATGGACCAAGTGACAGCGAATACTGCGCCCCTGGCGGCTACCGGCGCCGCAACC is part of the Candidatus Binatia bacterium genome and encodes:
- a CDS encoding LLM class flavin-dependent oxidoreductase gives rise to the protein MMTSRRPRHWSVIGPAPVAELTGMCRMLEAAGIHGVFAPQVLGPPWIPLAAAAAATERILLASGIAIAAARSPFETAMAAIDMDRLSGGRFVLGLGTSVLAWTRGIFGSTVEKQVSHLRETVDAIRHIVAGAHCGLAPFEGEFYRADFRELQPTAPPVRDRIPIWIAALRSRMVQLAAEVGDGLMGHPMWSVPWTIEHMRPAFETALAKAGRRRADVEVNLWYWAAPGSDIRQALDDSRPTMAFYGGVAQYEPFFAAHGFAEVARKLQVAVQQGDYRKAAQLVPDEMVRTFVAIGGPEEIRAHFAPIAEFADSLCIVPPVYTLPPEKVMAYGAAVAAAMYGS
- a CDS encoding DUF3237 domain-containing protein, whose product is MRNPPQLELLCEYYATLAEPLVVGNGPYGMRQIFHVTGGEVTGPRLRGRVLPSGADWILLGADGVGRLDVRAAMETHDGAVLYVHYVGVLHLNEATMAAMAAGRMTEFGETIFYVNPRVETGDPRYAWLNGAFLLNQGRVGPGRVEYRMFEVK
- a CDS encoding methyltransferase domain-containing protein, coding for MARKVKQEKRKGTPSIEETARRIFAERAAFYTTSVAHTDPQVLARVVALAEPAPDWSVLDVATGSGHTAFALAPHVRDAVGTDLTPAMLAEATRLRAASGRSNVRFVVADVHALPFPAATFALVTCRRAAHHFSDIARAIGEMHRVLRPGGRLVIDDRSVPSDDFVDACMNRLDVYHDESHVREYRADEWVQMLESAGFVVEVSEPYRKHRPLTALTNGVSAANVAGIHALLDALTAEERVALNLCDVDGEPYLDHYFVLVAARRSV
- the trxA gene encoding thioredoxin, translating into MTQWQIDVGDADFETAVVERSSAVPIVVDFWAEWCAPCRQLAPMLERLADEHRGAFVLAKCNIDQNPAVASALGIQSIPTVLGFRDRQVVAEFVGAQPESVIRQFLEQVLPGEADRAAAAAAEALAAGRNAEAEMQFRHALELDARCDRARVGLAALLRDRGEYVEALDVLERVTLGWLRHEADRLAAEIRVRQSGGGADLAALRARVAVAPADFEARFSLAQALGSGRQYEAALREYLEIVRRDRAWHDGAARKAMIDIFDLLGGDDPLTGRYRSELAKILFS